The Sphaeramia orbicularis chromosome 18, fSphaOr1.1, whole genome shotgun sequence genome contains a region encoding:
- the rab1ba gene encoding zRAB1B, member RAS oncogene family a: protein MNPEYDYLFKLLLIGDSGVGKSCLLLRFADDTYTESYISTIGVDFKIRTIELDGKTIKLQIWDTAGQERFRTITSSYYRGAHGIIVVYDVTDQESYNNVKQWLQEIDRYASENVNKLLVGNKCDLTTKKVVDYTTAKEFADSLAIPFLETSAKNATNVEQAFMTMAAEIKKRMGPGATAGGDKPNLKIESTPVRQSGGGCC, encoded by the exons tgactaTCTGTTCAAGCTCCTGCTCATTGGAGACTCTGGTGTAGGAAAGTCCTGTCTTCTGCTTCGTTTTGCT GATGACACCTACACAGAGAGCTACATCAGCACCATTGGAGTTGACTTTAAGATCCGCACCATTGAACTAGATGGCAAGACCATCAAACTGCAGATT TGGGACACCGCAGGCCAGGAGAGGTTTCGAACCATTACCTCCAGTTATTACCGTGGAGCCCACGGCATCATAGTTGTATATGATGTGACAGATCAG GAGTCATATAACAATGTCAAGCAGTGGCTACAGGAAATTGACCGCTATGCCAGTGAAAATGTCAACAAGCTCCTAGTGGGAAACAAGTGTGACCTAACCACTAAAAAAGTAGTGGACTACACAACAGCTAAG GAGTTTGCTGACTCTCTGGCTATCCCCTTCCTTGAAACAAGCGCCAAGAATGCAACAAACGTAGAGCAAGCTTTCATGACCATGGCCGCTGAGATCAAGAAGCGCATGGGCCCCGGGGCCACAGCTGGCGGCGACAAGCCCAATTTAAAAATCGAGAGCACCCCTGTCAGGCAGTCCGGTGGGGGCTGCTGTTAA